In one window of Nothobranchius furzeri strain GRZ-AD chromosome 11, NfurGRZ-RIMD1, whole genome shotgun sequence DNA:
- the LOC139061878 gene encoding zinc finger CCHC domain-containing protein 12-like, producing the protein MEVVKTEKVKVSNAVLISGLTDTDLDNEVFGFMEGFGLVNRRIKLPNCDQIIVEFQHEATVKELKKQCLPYDKPCTRNPDVFFHIQDLASAYSLETSTSATDAYLSELRDIAARSNQSFKDLLMEELAKIGESLGRDTHASEPVTEPEPMLHSDQVTYSLPLTPEVNYMNNSKDNCPPTETGKQNPCIPPNLLNTPEVQRVIVEHIVKSSEVIPPPTSQYRLKPFSGRVPHPSFETDYDTWRSSVVLCINDPSLTKSQIVRRIVESLSAPAASIVKALSPKSDPETYLEHLDSAYAAVEDGDELFARFLNTNQDSGEKPSDYFQRLYTLLNLVIQRNGISSSDADQQLLKQFCRGCWDSSLISNLQLEQKKDNPPHFTALLLKLRTEEDKQATKAARMKQHLGAQRTRVYSNVQTTCSQSKNTCELEIDDNCDDLRKQIAELRSQIAQLKVNNTDKKAKKTQKESKPRVGTKIPDEPKQIQQITAVVPRPKPGYCFKCGEDGHIASSCSNEPNPALVATKRLALRQKQREWEMSKPIAQSPPLNR; encoded by the coding sequence atggaagttgtgaaaacagaaaaggtcaaagtttcaaatgctgttttaatcagtgggttaactgatacagaccttgataacgaagtctttgggtttatggaaggattcggactagttaacaggcgcattaagttaccaaactgtgatcagattattgtggagtttcaacatgaagccactgttaaggaattaaagaaacaatgtttaccctatgacaaaccttgtactaggaacccagatgttttctttcatattcaagacctagccagcgcgtacagtctagaaactagcacatctgccactgatgcctatctgtcagagctcagggacatagctgcgcgtagcaatcaatcatttaaagaccttctaatggaggaactggcaaaaattggggaatctttaggaagggatacccatgcatctgaaccagtcactgaaccagagccaatgctccatagtgaccaagttacatattccctgcctttaacaccagaagttaactatatgaacaactcaaaggacaattgtccacctacagagactggaaaacaaaacccttgcattccaccaaatcttttaaacacacctgaggttcagcgagttattgtggaacacattgttaaaagcagtgaggttatccctccgcctacttcacaatacagactaaaaccgttctcagggcgagttccacacccttcttttgaaactgactatgatacttggcgtagtagtgtagtgttatgcataaatgatccttcactcaccaagtcccaaattgtacgaagaatcgtggagagtctgtcagccccagcagcgagcatcgttaaagctcttagtccaaaatccgacccggaaacgtaccttgaacatctcgattcagcttacgcagctgtcgaagacggcgacgagctctttgctcgcttcttaaacacaaaccaggacagtggtgaaaaaccttccgattactttcagaggttatacaccttgttaaacctagttattcagaggaatggaatttcctccagtgatgccgaccagcagctgctcaagcagttttgcagaggctgttgggacagctcgctgatttcaaacctgcaactcgaacaaaagaaagacaacccgcctcattttacagcacttctcctcaaactgcgcactgaagaagacaaacaggctactaaagcagcacgcatgaaacaacacttaggggcacaacgaactagagtgtattcaaatgtgcaaacaacatgctctcagagtaaaaacacttgtgaactggaaatagatgataactgtgatgacttacgcaaacaaatcgctgagctcaggagccaaattgcacagcttaaggttaacaacacagataaaaaggcaaagaaaactcaaaaagagtcaaaaccccgtgtggggactaaaattccagatgagcccaaacagattcagcagataacagcagtggtgcccagaccaaagcctggatactgttttaagtgcggagaagatgggcacatagcttctagctgtagcaacgagccaaatccagcactagttgcaactaaaagacttgctcttagacagaagcagcgcgagtgggagatgtcaaagccaattgctcagtctcctcctttaaaccggtag